A single window of Lytechinus variegatus isolate NC3 chromosome 8, Lvar_3.0, whole genome shotgun sequence DNA harbors:
- the LOC121419772 gene encoding uncharacterized protein LOC121419772: protein MDGISDKKLLNIGNSIGNNDKLLALALELDFTHAEYKNYKATNQGAGDVTSAGTISMLFCWREKMKREEQVRVLSCALEKVGLVEVAEEHLKERAEAQQLAPNDAIDRAIHVKRNLGERINENVSEGQLLQISREFPNEIFDSFCLRLGVGLNQSSNILTKHCKDYHKAMMEILMMWKNRTCGPCEELEGALESSGAADLIGSILYKPN, encoded by the exons ATGGACGGGATTTCAGACAAGAAACTCCTGAACATTGGTAATTCGATCGGGAATAACGACAAGCTCTTGGCTCTGGCACTTGAACTTGACTTCACACATGCAGAATATAAGAATTATAAAG CGACCAATCAGGGAGCGGGTGACGTCACCTCGGCGGGCACGATCTCGATGCTGTTTTGCTGGCGGGAGAAGATGAAGAGGGAGGAGCAAGTGAGGGTCCTGTCATGCGCACTAGAGAAAGTTGGCTTGGTGGAGGTAGCGGAAGAACATCTAAAGGAGAGAG CTGAAGCGCAGCAACTGGCACCCAACGATGCCATCGACCGTGCGATACATGTTAAAAG GAACTTGGGGGAAAGAATCAACGAGAACGTATCCGAGGGGCAGCTTCTTCAGATCTCTCGCGAATTCCCAAATGAAATATTCGACTCCTTCTGCTTGAGGTTGGGCGTCGGTTTAAACCAGTCCAGCAACATCCTAACAAAACATTGCAAGGATTATCACAAAGCAATGATGGAGATTCTAATGATGTGGAAGAATAGAACTTGCGGTCCATGTGAGGAGCTAGAGGGTGCATTGGAGTCATCGGGAGCAGCAGATCTGATAGGCAGCATACTTTACAAACCAAATTGA
- the LOC121419773 gene encoding uncharacterized protein LOC121419773 yields the protein MASHSQPDFDEVLKLIAEDITNEDHIEMLGKALGFRKGPIENYIKTNFRFGNVTSRGTLQMLRDWNLKVSRTHQFGELRAALIKANLQATADDHLPQACLSTPRNSQSAHPVQTQEDPNLYVTEGQIMYLARNLLGDFYSPFASALGFSYAEYENIKRKHLNDIKEATLDILNQWKRNTGGLRTALEGALNEAECTRLAYTYKDA from the exons ATGGCGTCACACTCACAACCAGACTTTGACGAGGTCCTCAAACTGATCGCAGAAGACATAACCAACGAAGACCATATTGAAATGTTAGGAAAAGCACTTGGTTTCCGAAAAGGCCCCATTGAAAACTACATCAAAACCAACTTCCGGTTTGGTAACGTTACGAGCAGGGGTACACTTCAAATGCTCCGGGATTGGAATCTTAAAGTCAGCAGAACGCATCAGTTTGGAGAGCTGAGGGCGGCTCTTATAAAGGCAAACTTGCAGGCGACGGCGGATGATCATTTACCCCAAG CTTGCCTCTCTACACCGCGGAATTCCCAGTCTGCCCATCCGGTACAAACACA GGAAGACCCTAACCTATATGTGACCGAAGGTCAGATCATGTACCTCGCAAGGAATCTGCTAGGTGACTTTTATTCTCCGTTCGCCAGTGCACTAGGCTTCTCGTATGCCGAGTATGAAAACATCAAACGGAAACATCTGAACGACATAAAGGAAGCGACCTTAGACATCTTGAACCAATGGAAAAGGAACACAGGTGGTTTGCGGACAGCTTTAGAGGGCGCTCTTAACGAGGCAGAATGTACACGCTTAGCATATACATATAAAGATGCATAA